The Lytechinus pictus isolate F3 Inbred chromosome 10, Lp3.0, whole genome shotgun sequence genome includes a window with the following:
- the LOC135155671 gene encoding uncharacterized protein LOC135155671, whose amino-acid sequence MSNLAESLPNLADSMQGLAGSFPNITEKFPNLAGYLANITDSFPNIGIAGYLQNISRAWPNLTDVIQDTIDGNQETALAIPFVGDVETDVIDEITGIPSETPVNESISTVITSGMTTAKPEITDFVKNVSTTILSTVAVVNDSVIQNPNFNSTTMAPTKEPVKTITTLWSSISTTISSYNGTELDDINSTTTSESACGSGYTVDECEWVVNFERILSPILMVLIIIGLVANIYIVYTVVARKDMRTFSNLFMTNLSATHLIFLVVIGATDVYDYVLTVRDIAHSSVIPSSVHLYISLVITNCDVSMLTALSIDRYVAISVDPKKVAKYSKVKITTGVCALVWIASLAVCAPVFYSIDTTNGTFDISESSFKVAMSISFVVSYIIPLTVITVVYFAIRRKLRKRSGESLRVKKDGVVVTRTPEEYRLYHDQQILRSILVIVLLYTFNFGARYITKMIIYLSIPFGRIAIFVATQLSETAAILTASLQPIVYVMLHPTFSKHTRERFACSGGTKSFGCCVYCGKCYIACCTCCGLINLSPVPQPSLRGDGDVGSRQSKKIDRVILVENMELDIIPPPPSPTSRNPSSPTSRTSPSPSTPQNSNSPPPSSSPAYIPHASSPSFPPLSPTDPSRISSSSSPPSHNHIPSPPSYPPPSPPYPHAVLFFPFPRPSSPPCLDCEEPY is encoded by the exons ATGTCGAACCTGGCTGAATCTCTGCCAAACTTGGCCGATTCCATGCAGGGTTTGGCTGGCTCTTTTCCAAACATCACCGAAAAATTTCCAAACCTAGCTGGTTATCTTGCAAACATCACCGATTCTTTTCCGAACATAGGTATAGCCGGTTATCTTCAAAATATCAGCAGAGCATGGCCGAACCTTACTGATGTCATCCAGGACACCATAGACGGTAATCAGGAAACCGCTTTAGCAATACCTTTTGTAGGAGATGTAGAAACAGATGTGATTGATGAAATCACTGGTATCCCATCTGAAACACCAGTTAATGAATCGATATCGACTGTCATAACATCGGGTATGACTACCGCAAAACCAGAAATTAcagattttgtcaaaaatgtctcAACGACTATTTTATCAACCGTGGCTGTTGTGAACGATTCTGTCATACAGAACCCAAATTTCAATTCGACGACAATGGCTCCAACGAAAGAACCAGTGAAGACAATTACCACATTGTGGTCCAGCATCTCAACGACGATCTCATCATATAACGGCACCGAACTCGACGACATCAACTCCACGACAACATCAGAGTCGGCCTGCGGATCAGGCTATACGGTCGATGAATGCGAGTGGGTAGTCAACTTCGAACGCATTCTGTCTCCCATTCTCATggtcctcatcatcatcggtCTCGTCGCTAATATATACATCGTTTACACAGTCGTCGCCCGCAAAGACATGAGGACGTTCTCCAATCTCTTCATGACCAATCTTAGCGCCACCCATCTCATCTTCCTTGTCGTTATCGGTGCTACCGACGTCTATGATTACGTGTTGACGGTCCGTGATATTGCTCATAGCAGTGTCATACCATCGTCTGTTCATCTCTACATCAGTCTC GTTATAACCAACTGCGATGTCTCCATGTTAACGGCTTTATCCATCGATCGTTATGTTGCCATCAGCGTCGATCCGAAGAAAGTGGCTAAATATTCTAAAGTGAAGATAACTACAGGCGTATGCGCCCTTGTCTGGATTG CCTCTCTGGCAGTGTGTGCACCTGTCTTCTACAGCATTGATACTACTAACGGTACCTTCGACATTTCCGAATCCAGCTTCAAAGTCGCTATGAGCATCTCTTTCGTGGTCTCCTATATCATCCCCCTGACCGTCATCACCGTCGTCTACTTCGCCATCAGACGCAAGCTTCGAAAGCGAAGCGGCGAATCTTTGCGCGTCAAGAAGGACGGGGTCGTGGTGACGCGTACGCCAGAGGAATACCGTCTGTACCACGATCAGCAGATTCTGCGGAGTATCCtcgtcatcgttcttctttacacattcaaCTTCGGTGCGCGTTACATCACCAAAATGATCATCTACCTGTCCATACCATTCGGCAGGATCGCTATCTTCGTAGCCACGCAGTTGAGTGAGACAGCCGCCATTTTGACGGCAAGCCTGCAGCCGATAGTGTACGTAATGTTACATCCGACTTTCAGTAAGCACACCAGAGAGAGGTTCGCCTGCAGCGGTGGTACCAAGAGTTttgggtgctgcgtgtattgcGGCAAGTGTTACATTGCTTGTTGTACTTGTTGTGGGCTGATTAACTTGTCTCCGGTTCCACAACCTAGCCTACGAGGAGACGGGGATGTTGGCAGCAGGCAAAGCAAGAAAATTGATAGAGTGATATTAGTGGAAAACATGGAACTCGACATAATTCCACCTCCTCCTTCTCCGACTTCGCGCAATCCTTCTTCCCCAACAAGCAGAACTTCTCCTTCCCCCTCTACTCCTCAAAACTCTAACTCAcctcctccttcctcttctcctGCTTATATCCCACATGCATCGTCTCCTTCTTTCCCTCCCCTTTCTCCGACCGATCCAAGTCgaatctcctcctcctcttctcctcCATCTCATAATCATAtcccttctcctccttcttatccccctccttctcctcccTATCCTCACGCTGTtctattctttccttttccaaGACCTTCATCTCCTCCTTGCTTAGATTGTGAGGAACCATATTAA